ACAACACCCGACCTGGGCCGCCGAGCGGACCTATACGACAGCTTCCAGCACCGTTTCCGCGACCAGGTGCCGGCGTTGATGCTCTTCCATCCGGTCTATACGATGGCCATTCGCGCCGACGTCCAGGGGGTGACGCTGGGACCGTTGTTTGACCCCAGCGATCGCCTGGCCAACATCGCCGATTGGTACTTGATTGCACGCCGCAGCGCCCAGCCAGAGACCCCGACCCCGGCCGCCGGGGGATAGGTCCGCCTGCGGGGTGGTAGAATTACTGCTCGTGCACAACCCCACCCCCTCCAGATCAGGTGACGCATGTCGGAAGTGACTGCCCCGTTGAACCCGCTCGCCGGCCTCGCTCCCAACCAAGCCTTGAAGGGAACGATTTCCAGGGTCGAGTTATTCGGCGCATTTGTCGAGGTCGGGGCCGAGGCGCCGGGGCTGGTGCACATCTCCCGCCTCTCCCCACGCAAGGTCAACCGCGTGGCGGAGGTCGTCAGCCTGGGACAGCAGGTTGATGTGTGGGTCGTTTCCGCCGACCCGAACGGGAAACGGCTCGAGCTGACGATGGTCCCTCCCGTCACCCTCAAGTGGATGGACATTCAACCGGGTATGCAGGTATCCGGTAGGGTGGTCAAGCTGGAGCGCTACGGGGCCTTCGTCGAGATCGGGGCTGAGCGACCAGGGATGATCCATGTCAGCGAGATGGCCGAGGGCTACGTTTCGAATCCCGCCGACATCCTGCACCCCGGCGACGAGGTCACCGCCCGCGTGGTCGAAGTCGACCGCCAGAAACGCCAGATCCGCCTGAGCCTCAAGCAGCTAGTCGTTGAAGAGACGGTCGACGAAGACGAGGCCGAGACGGAGGAGATGGCGACCTCGATGGAAGCTGCCTTCCGGCGGGCCATGCAGACCGCCGAGCCTGGCTCACCCGCCGGCCAAGAACCTCCCCAGCTGCCGTCCAAGAAAGGCCGCAGCCAGCAGGAAGACATCCTGGCACGCACGCTCAAGCACCGCGTCCACTAGCCCCCCGCTTAGAGCTCGCACGCGGCAACCGGAAAGGCGCAGATCCCTGCGCCTTTGCATTGCTGCCGCTCGATTCGGCCGAAGCCAGGGGCCACGGCCGGTGGTGGGCTGAGGAGCCTATTCCTCCTCTTCGTCCCAGTTCTCGTCCGCTTCCTCTTCGTCAGCGTACAGGCCCTCTTCTTCCTCCTCCCAAAGTTCTTCCACTTCTTCCTCGTCCCACTCCTCATCGGCGGGGACGTCATCGATATGAGAGTAGGTGATGCACCCCTCGTCCGGGTCGATTTCGACTGCAGCCGCTCCGCAGTAGCTGTTCTCCAGAAAGACGCAATCGACGTACCGGCATCGGATGCGTGGCATCTTGGCAATCTCCCGCTAGGATTCGGCATCGGCGGCCCGAAGCCGCATGACGCTCAGAATCAGAATCCCAGCTATGCACAACGCCGAGGCGACGCAGAACGGGCAAACGGCGTGGAGCACGGCAAGCTCAATGTAGGTCAGGTAGGCAGAGTATAGCGCACCTGCTAGGGCTATCCCGAAGATCCCCAGCCGCAGCGTCCAGGCGGCCTGCGGCCAGCGCCGCTCGGCCCCAAGCATGACCAGAATCGCAAGGTAACCTAGGGCACCCAGCAAGGCAATGGGGATGCCGGCCACCTCGGCATAGCGGCTGTTGTTGACCGCATCGCAATCCCCGATCCCCGCACAGCTGGCCGCCCTGTCGGCCAGCTTGATCCACGTCAAATACAGGCTGTCGATGAGGCCCAGCCCGGCCAGGCAGGCGGTAACCGTCTCATGCCAGCCCCAGCCTGCCGGGTGCCTCTGGGGTTCGGATCCGGAGTCACTCATGATGATGCTTCCTCATCCGCTTGCATGCTCCCAGAAATTCGCCAGCGGCATCGCTTCCAGCGCCGAACCGGCCTGGACGTGCATCCGGCCAGCAGGCACGATCACAAGGGCATTTGCTCGAACCATGGACGAACTCACCCCCGACCCCTGTTCTCCTGTCAGCTCGGCGACGAAGCCATCCTCGGCTTGGCGAACGACAGCCCGCAGGTAGCTCTCCCGGCCGTCGGAGTCTGCCGCCAGGAGCATTCGCACCGGAAAGCGCCCCGGGCGGAGAGCCCGAGTGCCCGCCATCCGCCGCAGCGCCGGCCGCACGAAGATCTCAAAGCCGACTTGGGCCGAGACCGGATTCCCGGGCAGCCCGAAAAACGGCACCCCGCGGTAGTAGCCCCAAGCGACCGGTTTTCCCGGGCGCATGTTCACCTGCCAGAATTCGATGGATCCGTAGCGCTCCACCGCTGCGCGCACGTAGTCCCTGGCGCCGACGCTTACCCCGGCGGAGGTCACCAGCAGGTCGACACCCTGCTGCACGCCCCGGTCCAGTGCGCTGGCCACGATCTCGGGGTCATCCGGAGCGATCCCCAGCGAGAGCACTTGCCCACCAGCGGCCAGGACGGCCGCTGCCAGCGCGGGGCCGTTCGAGTCATGGATGCGGCCGGTGGCCAGCGGTTGATCCACCGGGACCAGTTCACTCCCTGTAGACAGGACGCCCGCCAGGGGCTGACGACGGACCAGTGGCGAAACCACCCCCATCGCGGCTAGCAGGCCGATCTCTGCGGGCCTGAGCACCGTCCCGGCTTCTATCGCCAGCGCGCCCGAAGAGATATCCATCCCGGGAAGGCGCACGTATTCGTCAGGCATAGCTGGCTGGAGGACGTCGACGGACGCCGCCAGCGGGCTGCCGGCCATGTCCCTCGGTTCGGAGGTGTGCTCGACGGGAACGACGGCGTCCGCCCCTGAGGGAAGAGGGGCACCGGTCGTGATGCGCGCCGCCTGTCCCGGCAGCAGGCTTGGCAGCTGAGAGGCCCCGGCCGAGATGTCCCCGACGATCGCCAGCCGGGCCGGATGGCCGGCAGCGGCTCGCAGAGTGTCCTCTGCGATTACGGCATATCCGTCCATGGCCGAATTGGCGAACGGCGGCAGGTCAAAGGGCGCCACAACGTCCTCGGCCAGCACCCGTCCCAGCGCTGATCCCAGTGGGACCCGCTCTGGCGGCAAAGGATGGATGGCCGCCAAGATCCGTTCGGTGGCTTGATCGA
This sequence is a window from Anaerolineales bacterium. Protein-coding genes within it:
- a CDS encoding S1 RNA-binding domain-containing protein; the encoded protein is MSEVTAPLNPLAGLAPNQALKGTISRVELFGAFVEVGAEAPGLVHISRLSPRKVNRVAEVVSLGQQVDVWVVSADPNGKRLELTMVPPVTLKWMDIQPGMQVSGRVVKLERYGAFVEIGAERPGMIHVSEMAEGYVSNPADILHPGDEVTARVVEVDRQKRQIRLSLKQLVVEETVDEDEAETEEMATSMEAAFRRAMQTAEPGSPAGQEPPQLPSKKGRSQQEDILARTLKHRVH
- a CDS encoding molybdopterin molybdotransferase MoeA, with the translated sequence MITVDQATERILAAIHPLPPERVPLGSALGRVLAEDVVAPFDLPPFANSAMDGYAVIAEDTLRAAAGHPARLAIVGDISAGASQLPSLLPGQAARITTGAPLPSGADAVVPVEHTSEPRDMAGSPLAASVDVLQPAMPDEYVRLPGMDISSGALAIEAGTVLRPAEIGLLAAMGVVSPLVRRQPLAGVLSTGSELVPVDQPLATGRIHDSNGPALAAAVLAAGGQVLSLGIAPDDPEIVASALDRGVQQGVDLLVTSAGVSVGARDYVRAAVERYGSIEFWQVNMRPGKPVAWGYYRGVPFFGLPGNPVSAQVGFEIFVRPALRRMAGTRALRPGRFPVRMLLAADSDGRESYLRAVVRQAEDGFVAELTGEQGSGVSSSMVRANALVIVPAGRMHVQAGSALEAMPLANFWEHASG
- a CDS encoding vitamin K epoxide reductase family protein; amino-acid sequence: MSDSGSEPQRHPAGWGWHETVTACLAGLGLIDSLYLTWIKLADRAASCAGIGDCDAVNNSRYAEVAGIPIALLGALGYLAILVMLGAERRWPQAAWTLRLGIFGIALAGALYSAYLTYIELAVLHAVCPFCVASALCIAGILILSVMRLRAADAES